A single window of Synechococcus sp. CBW1004 DNA harbors:
- a CDS encoding peroxiredoxin — translation MSRLVGLPAPDFTATAVVDQEFKEIKLSDYRGKYVVLFFYPLDFTFVCPTEITAFSDRYADFTSRNTEILGVSVDSQFSHLAWVQTDRKNGGLGDIAYPLVADLKKEIARAYAVLDEEEGIALRGLFIIDPDGVIMHSTINNLPVGRSVDETLRVLQAFQYVQSHPDEVCPANWQPGEKTMNPDPVKSKDFFAAVN, via the coding sequence ATGTCCAGGCTCGTCGGTCTTCCGGCTCCCGACTTCACCGCCACCGCCGTGGTCGATCAGGAGTTCAAGGAGATCAAGCTCTCCGATTACCGCGGCAAGTACGTGGTGCTGTTCTTCTACCCGCTGGACTTCACCTTCGTCTGCCCGACCGAGATCACCGCATTCAGCGATCGCTACGCCGACTTCACCTCACGCAACACCGAGATTCTCGGCGTGTCCGTCGACAGCCAGTTCAGCCACCTGGCCTGGGTGCAGACCGACCGCAAGAACGGCGGCCTCGGCGATATCGCCTACCCCCTGGTCGCTGACCTGAAGAAGGAGATCGCCCGCGCCTACGCCGTGCTCGACGAGGAGGAGGGTATCGCTCTGCGTGGTCTGTTCATCATCGACCCCGATGGTGTGATCATGCACAGCACGATCAACAATCTGCCGGTGGGCCGCAGTGTCGATGAGACTCTGCGTGTCCTTCAGGCCTTCCAGTACGTGCAGTCCCATCCCGATGAGGTCTGCCCCGCCAACTGGCAGCCCGGTGAGAAGACGATGAATCCCGATCCGGTCAAGAGCAAGGACTTTTTCGCCGCCGTCAACTGA